A window from Methylococcus mesophilus encodes these proteins:
- a CDS encoding TIGR01777 family oxidoreductase, whose product MRILVTGGTGFLGSQLCQDLGGSGARLVVLSRRPDRVRDRCGLGVTAITSFSELPPSLAFDAVINLAGEPIVGSRWTEARKKLLWDSRVELTRSLVDYVDRAEVKPKVLISGSAVGFYGDQGDRILDESSAHANGFGHRLCEAWESAALRAADFGVRVCVVRTGLVMGASGGFLAPLLPAFRLGLGARIGGGEQWMSWIHSRDYVAVIRRLMDASDMSGVFNATAPNPVTNRQFTEILSRLLRRPAFLAVPAGLLRLLMGREMSGLLLGGQRVLPARLLESGFRFRYPELEMALRGTLAQMPGILGVSP is encoded by the coding sequence ATGCGAATTCTTGTTACCGGCGGTACCGGATTTCTTGGCAGCCAATTGTGCCAGGATCTTGGCGGCAGTGGTGCGAGGCTGGTTGTCCTGAGCAGACGGCCGGACCGTGTTCGAGACCGCTGTGGTCTGGGCGTCACCGCAATCACCTCGTTTTCCGAACTACCGCCTTCACTGGCATTCGACGCGGTTATCAACCTCGCGGGCGAGCCGATCGTCGGGTCACGCTGGACGGAGGCGCGCAAGAAGCTTCTCTGGGACAGCCGGGTCGAGCTGACCCGATCCCTGGTCGACTACGTCGATCGCGCCGAGGTCAAACCGAAAGTGCTGATCAGCGGCTCGGCGGTCGGTTTCTATGGCGATCAGGGGGATCGCATTCTGGATGAATCCTCGGCCCACGCCAACGGTTTCGGGCACCGGCTCTGCGAGGCCTGGGAGTCGGCTGCCCTGCGCGCGGCCGATTTCGGCGTTCGCGTTTGTGTCGTGCGGACCGGCTTGGTCATGGGGGCGTCCGGCGGTTTTCTTGCACCCTTGCTTCCTGCGTTCCGCCTTGGGCTCGGGGCCCGCATCGGAGGCGGCGAGCAATGGATGTCCTGGATCCATTCGCGCGATTATGTTGCCGTTATTCGGCGGCTGATGGATGCGTCAGACATGTCGGGCGTTTTCAATGCCACGGCGCCGAATCCGGTGACCAACCGGCAATTTACCGAAATCCTCTCGCGCCTGCTCCGCCGTCCCGCTTTCCTGGCCGTTCCTGCCGGTCTCCTTCGATTGCTGATGGGAAGGGAAATGAGCGGCTTGCTGCTGGGTGGCCAGCGGGTTTTGCCTGCCCGTCTGCTGGAGTCCGGTTTTCGGTTCAGATACCCTGAGCTGGAAATGGCGTTGCGGGGTACGCTAGCCCAAATGCCGGGTATCCTGGGCGTGTCGCCTTAG
- the lspA gene encoding signal peptidase II gives MLKWLWLSVLVFALDQLSKQIVDASMRLYETIPLLPVFQLTYLRNQGAAFSFLSQAGGWQRWFFIALSVGATVLITYWLKSMDRRKTWEAAAWALVLGGAVGNLLDRVVYGYVIDFLDVFYGDWHWPAFNVADSAITVGIGMLLIDSFRVRVNA, from the coding sequence ATGTTGAAATGGCTTTGGCTATCGGTGCTGGTCTTCGCCCTCGACCAGCTCAGCAAGCAGATCGTCGACGCCTCGATGCGGCTGTACGAGACGATTCCGCTGCTGCCGGTGTTCCAGCTCACCTACCTGCGCAACCAGGGCGCGGCGTTCAGCTTCCTGAGCCAGGCCGGCGGCTGGCAGCGCTGGTTCTTCATCGCACTGTCGGTTGGCGCTACGGTGCTGATCACGTACTGGCTCAAATCCATGGACCGGCGGAAAACCTGGGAAGCCGCCGCCTGGGCCCTGGTGCTGGGCGGCGCGGTCGGCAACCTGCTGGACCGGGTCGTCTATGGCTACGTCATCGACTTTCTCGACGTGTTCTACGGCGACTGGCACTGGCCGGCGTTCAACGTCGCCGACTCGGCCATCACCGTCGGCATCGGCATGCTGCTGATCGATTCGTTCCGGGTCCGCGTGAACGCCTGA
- the ribF gene encoding bifunctional riboflavin kinase/FAD synthetase: MRIIHGISGTTGPSACVASIGNFDGVHLGHQTLVRRLAEEGRRLGLPVAIVLFEPQPREFFDPGQSPPRLMRLSEKLSRLADLPVDWVLLLRFDEKLANLAPEDFVRRILAERLHVRHLIVGDDFRFGRGRSGDHELLCRLGRLQGFTVSDTESVTVDGCRVSSTRVREALWRGDMAGAARLLGRPYALRGRVVHGDQLGRRLGFPTANIELRRENIPVQGVFAVTMSGISAEAWPGVANIGIRPTVTGNRKAMLETHLFDFAGDLYGRRVEVHLHHKLRDEMRFAGLEDLKEQIARDAAAARGYFAAG, from the coding sequence ATGCGCATCATTCACGGCATCTCCGGCACGACAGGCCCTTCCGCCTGCGTCGCCAGCATCGGCAACTTCGACGGCGTCCACCTGGGGCACCAGACGCTGGTCCGGCGGCTGGCGGAAGAAGGGCGCCGTCTCGGCCTGCCGGTCGCGATCGTCCTGTTCGAACCGCAGCCGCGCGAATTCTTCGATCCGGGCCAGTCCCCTCCCCGCCTGATGCGCCTGTCGGAAAAGCTCTCCAGGCTCGCCGATCTGCCGGTCGACTGGGTGCTGCTGCTGCGCTTCGATGAGAAACTCGCCAATCTGGCACCGGAGGACTTCGTCCGCCGGATACTGGCCGAGCGGCTGCATGTCCGCCACCTCATCGTCGGCGACGACTTTCGTTTCGGCCGCGGCCGCAGCGGCGACCACGAACTGCTATGCCGCCTGGGCCGGCTCCAAGGCTTCACGGTAAGCGATACCGAATCGGTGACGGTCGACGGCTGCCGCGTCAGCAGCACCCGGGTACGGGAGGCGCTCTGGCGGGGCGACATGGCCGGCGCGGCCAGACTGCTGGGCAGGCCCTATGCCTTGCGCGGACGCGTGGTCCACGGCGACCAGCTCGGCCGCCGGCTGGGCTTTCCCACCGCCAACATCGAACTGCGCCGCGAAAACATTCCGGTGCAAGGCGTATTTGCCGTTACAATGTCGGGCATTTCTGCCGAAGCTTGGCCCGGCGTGGCCAACATCGGCATCAGGCCGACCGTGACCGGCAACCGCAAGGCCATGCTGGAAACCCACTTGTTCGATTTTGCCGGCGATCTGTATGGGCGCCGGGTGGAAGTTCATCTGCACCACAAGCTTCGCGACGAGATGCGGTTTGCCGGCCTCGAAGACCTGAAGGAACAGATTGCCCGCGATGCCGCCGCCGCGCGCGGCTATTTCGCGGCAGGCTGA
- the ileS gene encoding isoleucine--tRNA ligase has protein sequence MDYKTTLNLPQTPFPMKANLAQREPEQLERWRTLDLYKKVRSQRAGRDKFVLHDGPPYANGEIHIGHAVNKILKDFIVKSRTLSGFDAPYVPGWDCHGLPIELMVEKKIGKAGHKVSPAEFRKACREYAAAQVDIQRREFVRLGVLGDWENPYLTMDFRFEANIVRALGRISSRGHLVKGAKPVHWCIDCGSALAEAEVEYENKHSPAIDVRFAVVDEFGLMARFHTADGALGEGPLSVVIWTTTPWTLPANQAVALNPELDYVVAQRTDTKERLVLADALMKDVMLRCGVEDYRVIGYCKGAELEGVQLRHPFYDRIVPVILGDHVTLDAGTGAVHTAPGHGQEDYAVGQRYGLAVDNPVGDDGRFLPNTELFAGEHVLSANGHVIEVLKERGALLHEARIEHSYPHCWRHKTPVIFRATPQWFIAMDKGELRRQALEAIGQVQWVPDWGQARIEAMVGNRPDWCISRQRNWGVPIPLFVHKETGALHPDTDRLIEEVAKKIETRGIDAWFDLDPAELLGAEADRYGKIGDTLDVWFDSGVTHHAVLEQDAGLAVPADLYLEGSDQHRGWFQSSLMTSVAMSGEAPYKAVLTHGFTVDAEGKKMSKSRGNVVAPQKVMQTLGADVLRLWVAATDYRSEMTVSDEILKRISDVYRRLRNTARYLLANLDGFDPARHLVEPKDMLALDRWAVDRALAIQRDVIEAYETYQFNTIFQKAHHFCSVDLGSFYLDVLKDRQYTCKTDSLPRRSGQTAMYHIAEAMVRWLSPILSFTAEEIWQYLPGQREESVFLSAWYDGLFALDTDSRFDRPFWEQLLKIREAVSKELEILRVRGEIGSSLDAEVELFCDAALFERLNSVGEDLRFVLLTSYATVKPAAEAGAGTLPTEVPGLELKLTASDKPKCVRCWHHRHDVGSDPDHPELCGRCVENVAGTGESRSFG, from the coding sequence ATGGATTACAAGACCACTCTCAACCTTCCCCAGACGCCGTTCCCCATGAAAGCCAATCTGGCGCAGCGGGAACCCGAGCAGCTTGAACGCTGGCGCACGCTGGACCTTTATAAGAAGGTGCGGTCCCAGCGCGCCGGCCGGGACAAGTTCGTCCTGCACGACGGCCCGCCCTACGCCAACGGCGAAATCCACATCGGCCACGCGGTCAACAAGATCCTCAAGGATTTCATCGTCAAGAGCAGAACCCTGAGCGGCTTCGACGCCCCGTACGTGCCGGGCTGGGACTGCCACGGCCTGCCCATCGAGCTGATGGTCGAGAAGAAGATCGGCAAGGCCGGCCACAAGGTCAGCCCCGCCGAGTTCCGCAAAGCCTGCCGGGAATACGCCGCCGCCCAGGTCGACATCCAGCGCCGCGAATTCGTCCGGCTCGGCGTGCTGGGCGACTGGGAAAATCCGTACCTGACCATGGATTTCCGCTTCGAGGCGAACATCGTCCGGGCGCTCGGCCGGATCTCCTCGCGCGGCCATCTGGTCAAGGGTGCCAAGCCGGTGCACTGGTGCATCGACTGCGGCTCGGCCCTGGCCGAAGCCGAGGTGGAATACGAGAACAAGCATTCGCCGGCGATCGACGTGCGTTTCGCCGTGGTCGACGAATTCGGCCTGATGGCGCGGTTCCATACCGCCGACGGCGCACTCGGCGAAGGCCCCCTGTCGGTCGTGATCTGGACCACGACACCCTGGACCCTGCCCGCCAACCAAGCAGTGGCGCTCAACCCCGAGCTGGACTACGTGGTGGCCCAGCGCACGGACACGAAGGAGCGGCTGGTGCTGGCGGATGCGCTGATGAAGGACGTGATGCTGCGCTGCGGTGTGGAGGATTACCGCGTCATCGGCTACTGCAAGGGCGCGGAGCTGGAAGGCGTGCAACTCCGGCATCCGTTCTACGACCGCATCGTCCCGGTGATCCTGGGCGACCACGTGACCCTGGACGCCGGCACCGGCGCGGTGCACACCGCCCCCGGCCATGGCCAGGAGGACTACGCCGTCGGCCAGCGCTACGGTCTGGCCGTGGACAATCCGGTCGGCGACGACGGCCGCTTCCTCCCGAACACCGAGCTGTTCGCCGGCGAACACGTGCTGAGCGCCAACGGCCACGTGATCGAGGTGCTCAAGGAGCGGGGCGCCCTGCTGCACGAGGCGCGCATCGAGCACAGCTATCCGCATTGCTGGCGCCACAAGACGCCGGTCATCTTCCGCGCCACGCCGCAGTGGTTCATTGCCATGGACAAGGGCGAGCTGCGCCGCCAGGCCCTGGAGGCCATCGGCCAGGTGCAATGGGTGCCGGACTGGGGGCAGGCCCGCATCGAGGCCATGGTCGGCAACCGCCCGGACTGGTGCATCTCGCGCCAGCGCAACTGGGGCGTGCCGATCCCGCTGTTCGTCCACAAGGAAACCGGCGCGCTGCATCCCGACACCGACCGGCTGATCGAAGAAGTCGCAAAGAAGATCGAGACCCGTGGCATCGACGCCTGGTTCGATCTGGACCCGGCCGAACTGCTGGGCGCGGAAGCGGACCGGTACGGCAAGATCGGCGACACCCTGGACGTCTGGTTCGATTCCGGCGTTACCCATCACGCGGTGCTAGAACAAGACGCCGGCCTGGCTGTCCCCGCCGATCTTTACCTGGAAGGCTCGGACCAGCATCGCGGCTGGTTCCAGTCCTCGCTCATGACCTCGGTCGCGATGAGCGGCGAGGCGCCCTACAAGGCGGTGCTGACCCACGGCTTCACGGTGGATGCCGAAGGCAAGAAGATGTCAAAGTCGCGCGGCAACGTGGTGGCACCGCAGAAGGTCATGCAGACCCTGGGCGCCGACGTGCTGCGGCTGTGGGTGGCGGCGACCGACTACCGCAGCGAGATGACGGTATCCGACGAGATCCTCAAGCGCATCTCGGACGTCTACCGGCGCCTGCGCAACACCGCCCGCTACCTGCTGGCCAATCTCGACGGCTTCGACCCCGCCCGGCACCTCGTCGAGCCGAAAGACATGCTGGCGCTGGACCGCTGGGCGGTGGACCGCGCCCTGGCGATCCAGCGGGACGTAATCGAAGCCTACGAGACCTACCAGTTCAACACCATCTTCCAGAAGGCCCACCATTTCTGCTCGGTGGACCTGGGCAGCTTCTACCTGGACGTACTCAAGGATCGGCAATACACCTGCAAGACCGACAGCCTGCCGCGCCGCTCCGGCCAGACCGCGATGTACCACATCGCCGAAGCCATGGTGCGCTGGCTCAGCCCCATCCTGAGCTTCACCGCCGAGGAAATCTGGCAGTACCTGCCCGGCCAACGCGAGGAGTCGGTGTTTCTGTCGGCCTGGTACGACGGCCTGTTCGCGCTGGATACGGACAGCCGCTTCGATCGGCCGTTCTGGGAGCAGCTCTTGAAGATCCGCGAGGCCGTCAGCAAGGAGCTGGAAATCCTGCGGGTCCGCGGCGAAATCGGCTCCTCGCTCGATGCCGAGGTCGAGCTGTTCTGCGACGCCGCCTTGTTCGAGCGCCTGAACAGCGTGGGCGAGGACCTGCGCTTCGTGCTGCTGACCTCCTATGCCACGGTTAAACCGGCGGCGGAAGCCGGTGCCGGCACCCTGCCGACCGAAGTGCCCGGCCTGGAATTGAAGCTCACCGCCTCCGACAAACCCAAGTGCGTGCGCTGCTGGCATCACCGCCACGACGTCGGCTCGGACCCGGACCACCCGGAACTGTGCGGCCGCTGCGTGGAAAACGTCGCCGGCACCGGCGAATCCCGCTCGTTCGGCTGA
- the murJ gene encoding murein biosynthesis integral membrane protein MurJ, with the protein MLKSTAVVGSMTLISRLLGFVRDLLIARTFGADAATDAFFVAFRIPNFLRRLFAEGAFSQGLVPILSELRASTDDAATRRALGRMAGTLALAAALLTALGMAAAPILTLLFAPGFHDHPIQYGMAVEMLRITFPYLFFVTLTAFAGGVLHTWGQFAVPALTPALLNLAMIAAALWLAPLMERPVEALAWGVFAAGILQLVFQLPSLWGIRQIALPRPAWRDREVLRMFKLMGPAILGVSATQINLLLDTLVASFLVSGSVSWLYYSDRLVELPQGLLGVAIGTAILPHLSANHLGRDRDGFSRALDWALRWVALLGLPATLGLMILAKPLVSTLFEHNEFSSYDVEMASRSLVTYAAGLPGAIAVKALASGFSARQDVRTPLRYSLHAIGANCALAPALAFLLAPHGWGHAGLALATAAAASLNALLLLGKLLAERAYRPSASWRSYAARLVVANTAMSALLVQALDSPWADWSTPDRIVHLALWLGAGIAIYLLCLLLTGLRPRHMLLPERA; encoded by the coding sequence TTGCTGAAATCCACCGCCGTGGTGGGTTCCATGACACTGATTTCACGTCTGCTGGGCTTCGTCCGCGACCTGCTCATCGCGCGGACCTTCGGCGCCGATGCGGCAACGGACGCATTCTTCGTCGCCTTCAGAATCCCCAATTTCCTGCGCCGGCTTTTCGCCGAAGGTGCTTTCTCGCAGGGGCTGGTGCCGATCCTGTCGGAACTGCGCGCCAGCACGGACGATGCGGCGACCCGGCGCGCCCTCGGCCGGATGGCCGGAACGCTGGCGCTCGCCGCCGCTCTGCTCACCGCGCTGGGCATGGCGGCTGCGCCGATCCTGACCCTCCTGTTCGCGCCGGGCTTTCATGACCACCCCATCCAGTACGGAATGGCGGTGGAGATGCTGCGCATCACCTTCCCTTACCTTTTCTTCGTCACGCTGACGGCCTTCGCCGGCGGAGTCCTGCATACCTGGGGGCAATTCGCGGTACCAGCCCTGACCCCTGCCCTGCTCAACCTGGCGATGATCGCCGCCGCCCTATGGCTGGCGCCGCTGATGGAGCGGCCGGTCGAAGCCCTGGCCTGGGGCGTTTTCGCAGCCGGCATCCTGCAACTGGTATTTCAGCTTCCCTCGCTCTGGGGCATTCGCCAGATCGCCCTGCCGCGCCCGGCTTGGCGAGACCGGGAGGTCCTGCGCATGTTCAAGCTGATGGGGCCGGCTATCCTCGGCGTCTCCGCGACCCAGATCAACCTGCTGCTCGACACGCTGGTGGCCTCGTTCCTGGTCTCCGGCAGCGTATCCTGGTTATATTACTCGGACCGGCTGGTGGAGCTGCCGCAGGGGCTTCTGGGCGTGGCGATCGGAACGGCCATCCTGCCCCATCTGTCCGCCAACCATCTCGGCCGTGACCGCGACGGTTTTTCCCGTGCGCTGGACTGGGCCTTGCGCTGGGTCGCTTTACTCGGCCTGCCCGCGACGCTGGGATTGATGATTCTTGCCAAACCTCTGGTATCCACCCTGTTCGAGCACAACGAATTTTCATCTTACGATGTGGAGATGGCGAGCCGCAGCCTCGTCACCTATGCAGCGGGCCTGCCGGGCGCGATCGCCGTCAAGGCGCTGGCCTCCGGATTCAGCGCCCGCCAGGATGTCCGCACCCCACTGCGGTACAGCCTCCACGCCATCGGCGCCAATTGCGCGCTGGCTCCCGCCCTGGCCTTTCTCCTGGCGCCCCACGGCTGGGGACATGCCGGCCTGGCCTTGGCGACCGCGGCGGCGGCCTCTCTCAACGCATTGCTGCTGCTCGGCAAGCTGCTGGCCGAACGGGCCTACCGGCCAAGCGCTTCGTGGCGCAGCTACGCGGCCCGCCTGGTAGTGGCGAACACAGCGATGAGCGCGCTGCTGGTCCAAGCCCTGGATTCCCCTTGGGCCGACTGGTCCACACCGGATCGAATCGTCCATCTCGCCCTGTGGCTCGGCGCCGGCATCGCCATCTATCTGCTGTGCCTGCTGCTGACGGGCCTGCGGCCCCGCCACATGCTCCTGCCCGAACGGGCATGA
- the proB gene encoding glutamate 5-kinase yields the protein MQSRSELPGSRRVIVKIGSALLTAGGKGLDQPAIGQWVQQIAELRQRGIQVVLVSSGSVAEGMSRLGWKTRPHRLNELQAAASVGQMGLVQTYESLFKRHGLQTAQILLTHDDLSNRERYLNSRSTILTLLELGVIPVINENDTVTTEEIRFGDNDTLGALVANAVEADLLVILTDQTGLFERNPSLDPTAPLVSQAGINDPRLNDMVGDSLSGLGRGGMITKLRAARLAARSGAATVIASGRESGALPRILDGEKLGTLLIPDVSPLIARKRWMAGQLKLKGSFVVDEGAERVLQDAGKSLLPIGVTAVDGEFRRGDLVACLNQAGREIARGLANYSSDESRLIMRQPSSRIEEILGYVDEAELIHRDNLVLS from the coding sequence ATGCAGAGCAGGAGTGAGCTCCCCGGTAGCCGGCGCGTCATCGTCAAGATCGGCAGCGCCCTCCTGACCGCCGGCGGCAAAGGCTTAGACCAGCCCGCCATCGGCCAGTGGGTGCAGCAGATCGCCGAGCTGCGCCAGCGGGGGATACAGGTGGTGCTGGTGTCCTCAGGCTCGGTCGCCGAAGGCATGTCGCGGCTGGGCTGGAAAACCCGGCCGCATCGACTGAACGAGCTCCAGGCCGCGGCCTCCGTCGGCCAGATGGGCCTGGTCCAGACCTACGAGAGCCTGTTCAAGCGGCACGGCCTCCAGACCGCGCAGATCCTCCTGACCCATGACGACCTGTCGAACCGGGAGCGCTATCTCAATTCGCGCAGCACCATACTCACGCTGCTCGAGCTCGGGGTCATCCCGGTCATCAACGAAAACGACACCGTCACGACCGAGGAAATCCGCTTCGGCGACAACGATACGCTGGGCGCATTGGTGGCAAACGCGGTTGAGGCCGACCTGCTCGTCATTCTGACCGACCAGACCGGACTGTTCGAGCGCAACCCCTCCCTCGACCCCACCGCCCCGCTGGTCTCACAAGCCGGCATCAACGATCCCCGCCTCAATGACATGGTCGGGGACAGCCTGAGCGGACTGGGCCGGGGAGGCATGATCACCAAGCTGCGCGCCGCCCGCCTGGCCGCCCGTTCGGGAGCGGCCACGGTGATCGCCAGCGGCAGGGAAAGCGGAGCGCTGCCTCGCATCCTCGACGGGGAGAAGCTGGGAACGCTGCTGATCCCGGACGTCTCCCCCCTGATCGCCCGCAAGCGCTGGATGGCCGGGCAGCTCAAATTGAAAGGGAGTTTCGTCGTCGACGAAGGCGCCGAACGAGTGCTACAGGACGCCGGCAAGAGTCTGCTACCGATCGGCGTGACCGCCGTGGACGGCGAGTTCCGGCGCGGCGACCTGGTAGCCTGCCTGAATCAGGCGGGACGGGAAATCGCGCGCGGATTGGCCAATTACAGTTCAGACGAATCCCGCCTCATCATGCGCCAACCGAGCTCGCGCATCGAGGAGATTCTGGGATACGTGGACGAGGCCGAACTCATCCACCGCGACAATCTGGTGCTGAGTTAA
- the cgtA gene encoding Obg family GTPase CgtA, with amino-acid sequence MKFVDEAEIRVDAGDGGNGCISFRREKYIPFGGPDGGDGGDGGSVYLVASNNLNTLADFRFHSRFRAQRGENGSGNNCTGRGGEDCVIQVPVGTIVSDADTGEHLGDLTRPDQRLLVAQGGFHGIGNTRFKSSTNRAPRRATPGTPGEHRTLHLELKLIADVGLLGMPNAGKSSLIRAVSAARPKVADYPFTTLYPNLGVVRVGDQRSFVMADIPGLIEGAAEGAGLGLQFLKHLTRTHLLLHLVDVEPYETGLDPVTAARKVIAELCKWGHGLEEKPRWLVLNKIDRLAPETLESRCREIIDGLHWTDPVYRISAIKGEGLDRLTHDIMQFLERERSPDAEQE; translated from the coding sequence ATGAAATTCGTTGACGAAGCCGAAATTCGCGTGGACGCCGGCGACGGCGGAAACGGTTGCATCAGTTTCCGGCGCGAGAAATACATTCCGTTCGGCGGCCCCGACGGCGGCGACGGCGGCGACGGCGGCAGCGTTTACCTGGTCGCTTCGAACAACCTCAACACGCTCGCCGACTTCCGCTTCCACTCCCGCTTCCGCGCCCAGCGCGGCGAGAATGGATCCGGCAACAACTGCACGGGAAGAGGCGGTGAGGACTGCGTCATTCAGGTCCCCGTCGGCACCATCGTTTCGGACGCGGACACCGGCGAGCACCTCGGCGACCTGACCCGGCCCGATCAACGCCTGCTGGTTGCCCAGGGCGGCTTTCACGGCATCGGCAACACCCGCTTCAAAAGCAGCACCAACCGGGCGCCGCGGCGAGCCACGCCAGGGACGCCGGGCGAACACCGCACCCTGCATCTCGAGCTCAAACTCATCGCCGACGTCGGCCTGCTCGGCATGCCCAATGCCGGCAAGTCGAGTCTGATCCGCGCCGTGTCCGCCGCCCGCCCCAAGGTCGCCGACTATCCATTCACGACGCTATACCCCAACCTGGGCGTGGTACGCGTCGGCGATCAACGCAGCTTCGTCATGGCCGACATTCCCGGTCTCATCGAAGGCGCCGCGGAAGGCGCCGGACTCGGCCTACAGTTCCTCAAGCACCTGACCCGCACCCATCTGCTGCTGCACCTGGTCGACGTCGAGCCCTACGAAACAGGCCTCGATCCCGTCACCGCCGCGCGCAAGGTCATCGCCGAGCTGTGCAAATGGGGACACGGACTGGAGGAGAAACCGCGCTGGCTGGTGCTGAACAAGATCGACCGCCTGGCGCCGGAAACCTTGGAAAGCCGCTGCCGGGAAATCATCGACGGCCTGCACTGGACAGATCCTGTTTACCGGATTTCCGCCATAAAGGGCGAGGGCCTCGACCGCCTGACCCACGACATCATGCAATTCCTCGAACGGGAACGGAGTCCGGATGCAGAGCAGGAGTGA
- the rplU gene encoding 50S ribosomal protein L21: protein MYAVIQTGGKQYRVQPGDKVKVESLDAEAGQEIAFEKVLLIQSDDGIKVGQPFVSGGKVTGTVVANGRHPKIRIVKFRRRKHHMKQAGHRQNYTEVQINEISA from the coding sequence ATGTACGCTGTTATCCAGACTGGCGGCAAGCAATACCGCGTCCAACCCGGCGACAAGGTGAAGGTCGAGTCTCTCGACGCCGAAGCCGGTCAAGAAATCGCTTTCGAAAAAGTCCTGCTGATCCAGTCCGATGACGGGATCAAGGTCGGACAGCCGTTCGTCTCGGGCGGCAAGGTGACCGGCACGGTCGTCGCCAATGGACGCCACCCGAAAATCCGGATCGTCAAGTTCCGCCGCCGCAAGCATCACATGAAGCAGGCCGGCCATCGCCAGAACTACACCGAAGTCCAGATCAACGAGATCTCAGCGTAA
- the rpsT gene encoding 30S ribosomal protein S20 yields the protein MANIASAKKRARQAENNRAHNAALRSRLRTYIKKVILAVDSGDLTKAQEAFRQAVPIIDSSVNKGLIHRNKAARSKSRLNARVKALALQAAS from the coding sequence TTGGCTAATATCGCTTCCGCGAAAAAGCGCGCTCGGCAGGCGGAAAATAACCGTGCACACAATGCCGCCCTGCGTAGCCGTCTCCGCACGTACATCAAGAAAGTCATCCTGGCGGTAGATTCCGGCGATCTGACGAAGGCGCAGGAAGCGTTCCGGCAGGCCGTGCCCATCATCGACTCTTCGGTGAACAAGGGGCTGATTCATCGCAACAAGGCTGCGCGCAGCAAGAGCCGCCTGAACGCCCGCGTCAAGGCGCTGGCACTGCAGGCTGCTTCCTGA
- a CDS encoding chaperone modulator CbpM, which yields MPDNAVVVTQELVLDEHLEFSLLEVCDYCRIDPSDIIEMIEEGIAEPEGSSSEDWRFSARALRRVQLALRLQRDLRVNTAGAALALELLEELEQLRRHAQDTRHLG from the coding sequence ATGCCCGACAATGCCGTTGTCGTCACGCAGGAACTGGTTCTGGACGAACACTTGGAGTTTTCGCTGCTGGAAGTCTGTGACTACTGCCGAATCGACCCAAGCGACATCATCGAGATGATCGAAGAAGGCATCGCCGAACCGGAGGGGTCCTCCTCGGAAGACTGGCGCTTCAGCGCGAGGGCGCTCAGGCGTGTGCAGCTTGCGTTGCGTCTCCAGCGCGATCTCCGGGTCAACACGGCCGGCGCGGCTCTGGCGCTGGAACTGCTCGAGGAACTGGAACAGCTAAGGCGACACGCCCAGGATACCCGGCATTTGGGCTAG
- the rpmA gene encoding 50S ribosomal protein L27, with the protein MAHKKAGGSSRNGRDSESKRLGVKRFGGQIVQAGNIIVRQRGTHFHPGDNVGCGRDYTLFALTEGRVEFKVKGPAGRKYVSVVPA; encoded by the coding sequence ATGGCACATAAGAAAGCAGGCGGCAGCTCCCGCAACGGCCGCGACTCCGAATCCAAGCGACTGGGCGTGAAGCGCTTCGGCGGCCAGATCGTCCAGGCCGGCAATATCATCGTCCGCCAGCGCGGCACCCATTTCCACCCCGGCGACAACGTCGGCTGCGGCCGCGACTACACGCTGTTCGCGCTGACCGAAGGCCGTGTGGAATTCAAGGTGAAGGGCCCGGCAGGCCGCAAGTACGTCTCGGTGGTTCCCGCCTGA